ATCGTCTGTTTCAAGAAAACTCCGTCCTCAGCTCTCTTCCCCCCAATTCTCTGAGTAGGAATAATGAAGCTGACCTGCTCTTCCTTTCTGAACTGCAAATGCTACATGATATTTCGAGCTTGTTGGCTCGTCATAAGCATCTAGCCAAAGATCATTCTCCCGACTTGTATTCATTGGAGCTGGCGGGATTGGATGAACTTGGGAAGCGCTATGGGGAAGACTCTGAACAATTCAGGGATGCCTCTAGGATCCTTGTGGATGCTCTCCAAAAGTTTGCAGATGACATGTACAGTCTCTATGGTGGGAACGCAGTGGTAGAGTTAGTGACTGTCAAATCATTTGATACATCCCTTGTGAGGAAGTCAAGGACCATCCTTGAGGCAAAACAAGAGACCGCCCCAAATCCCTATAACCTTGCATATAAGTATAATTTGGAGTattcagtggttttcaacttAGTACTGTGGATTATGATTGGCTTGGCCTTGGCTGTGATCATCACCTCTTACAACATTTGGAATATGGATCCTGGATATGATAGCGTCATTTACAGGATGACAAACCAGAAGATTCGGATGGATTGAGTTTTCCTTATACTACACTTAGATAACAGGTTTTGGGAATTTGCTTTCTGTTAAAGTATATCTTTTACTATGGTTTAAAGTAGATGGTAtaccttaaatttattttaaagaaaacatagattTTGTTCtctattttgtgtgtgcttaTTGTTTCCTTAGAGTGGCTTATAATACTAACACAATTGAATTGTGATGTAGATTCCATAGATGTTCAAATATTGTTGATATAGCCATGGAATAACATAATTTCATTCCATTTAATACAT
The Chionomys nivalis chromosome 3, mChiNiv1.1, whole genome shotgun sequence genome window above contains:
- the LOC130871907 gene encoding renin receptor-like, yielding MAVFIVALLCLQVMGALGNEFSILRSPGSVVFRKGNWPIPGDRIPDVAALSMGFSVKEDLSWPGLAVGNLFHRPRATIMVMVKGVDKLALRAGSVLSYPLENAVPFSLDSVASSIHSLFSEETPVVLQWAPSEGRVDMVGKANSVFEDLSVTLRQLCNRLFQENSVLSSLPPNSLSRNNEADLLFLSELQMLHDISSLLARHKHLAKDHSPDLYSLELAGLDELGKRYGEDSEQFRDASRILVDALQKFADDMYSLYGGNAVVELVTVKSFDTSLVRKSRTILEAKQETAPNPYNLAYKYNLEYSVVFNLVLWIMIGLALAVIITSYNIWNMDPGYDSVIYRMTNQKIRMD